The genome window GAGCCTGCCGACGGACGGTGCGACCGACACGCTGCTCAAGCGGCGCGGCGTGTGCCGCGACTTCGCGCACCTGGTCGTGGCGCTCCTGCGCGCCTGCGACGTGCCGGCGCGCCTCGCGTCCGCCTACGCCCCCGGGCTCAAGCCGATGGACTTCCACGCCGTGGCCGAGGCGTACGTCGACGGCGCCTGGTACGTCGTCGACGCCACGGGCCTGGCGCCGCGCGCGTCGCTGCTGCGCATCGCCACCGGCCGCGACGCGACCGACACCGCGTTCCTGTCGTACTACGGCGGGAGCCTGCGGCTGCGGTCCATGACGGTCACGGCCGTCAGCGACATGCGGGCACCGGACGACGGCAGCGGGCTGGTCGCGCTGCGCTGACCCGGGGCGTCAGGCGGGCCGCAGGGTGCGGCGCTGGGCCTCGAGCTCGAGGAGCTCGCCCAGGAGGCTGCGCTGCTCGACGGGGTCGGCGTCAGCACCCAGCCGCTGCAGGCGCCCGCGCACGTCGGCGACCCGGCGCGTGAGGCCGACGTCGACCAGCCGCATCACCACACCGCGCACGTACGCCGGCAGCGCGTCGGGACGGTCCTCCGGCAGCGGCGCGACCGCCAGCTCGGTGAGCAGGGCCTGCACGGGCTCGGCGGCCGCCTCGATGACGGCGCCGACCCACGCGGACTCGCCACCCTGCGCGACGAGCTCGCCCGCGGTCGTGAGGCCCCCGGCCGCCCGCACGGCCTCGTGCACCGCGCGGTACGCCGGTGCGGTGCACGCGTCGGGCGCGAGCGCGTCGAACTCCGGCGGCACGAGGGTGGGGTGCTGCAGCACGACCTCGAGCGCCGTGCGCTCGACCTGCGCGACGGGGTCGCGTCGGTCGGGGGCGGACATGCGCGGCATCGGCGCGGGCGTCGTGGCGTCGTCCGCCGGCGCGGGGCGCCGTGCGCCGTCGCGGTCGCCGGGACGGGAGGTCGGCCGCGACCCGCGACGCGCGGCGTCGGCGACGGTGCGCCGCACGCCGCCCACGTCGTCCATGCCGAGCCACCCGGCCAGGAGCCGCTCGTACTCGGGCCGCAGCGCCGAGTCCCGGATGCCGGCGACCACGGGTGCGGTGGCGCGCAGCGCACCGACGCGTCCCTCGGCCGTCGTCAGGTCGTGCGCCGCGAGCGTCGAGCGGATGACGAACTCGAACAGCGGCTGCCGCGACGCCACCAGGGCTCGCACGGCGTCGGGACCGCGCTCCTGCCGCAGCTCGCACGGGTCCATGCCCGAGGGCTCGACCGCCACGAACGTCTGGGCGTTGAACGCCTGGTCCTCGCCGAACGCGCGCAACGCCGCCTTCTGGCCCGCCGCGTCACCGTCGAACGTGAAGACGATCGCACCGCCCACCGACGACCCGCCCGCCAGCTGCACGCCGCCTGCTCCCCCGGAGTCCCCCACGAGCCGACGCACGATCCGCGCGTGCTCCGGGCCGAAGGCCGTCCCGCAGGTCGCGACCGCGGTCCGGACGCCGGAGAGGTGCATCGCCATGACGTCGGTGTAGCCCTCGACCACGACCACCTGCTTCTCGCGGGAGATCTCCCGCTTGGCGAGGTCGATGCCGTAGAGCACGTGCGACTTGCGGTACAGCGGAGTCTCGGGGGTGTTGAGGTACTTGGGGCCGTTGTCGTCGTCGAGGAGCCGGCGCGCGCCGAAGCCGACCGTCTCGCCCGTGACCTCGCGGATCGGCCACACCAGGCGCCCGCGGAACCGGTCGTAGATGCCGCGCGCGCCCTGGCTCACGAGCCCGGACGCCGTCAGCTCGGCCTCGGTGAAGCCGCGCCCGCGCAGGTGCCGCAGCAGCGAGTCCCAGCCCTGGGGGGCGAAGCCGACGCCGAAGTCGTCTGCCGCGGACCGGTCGAACCCGCGCTCGGCGAGGAACGCGCGCGCCACCGCGGCCTCCGGGGAGACGAGCTGCTCGCGGAAGAACTCCTCGCTGATGCGGTGCGCGTCCAGCAGGCGACGACGCCTGCCGGGCTCCTCGCCGGGCCGCGAGGGTCCGCCGCCCTCCTCGTACCGCAGCTGCATGCCCGCGCGCGACGCGAGGTACTCGACGGCGTCCGTGAAGCCCAGGCCATCGACCTTCTGCACGAACGCGATGACGTCGCCGCCCTCGCCGCACCCGAAGCAGTGGTACCGGCCCACCTGCGGGCGGACGTGGAACGACGGCGAACGCTCGTCGTGGAAGGGGCACAGCCCCTTCAGCGAGCCGACGCCCGCGGGCCGCAGCGCGACGTGCGCACCGACGACCTCCTCGATGCGGAGACGCTCGCGGACGGCCTCCACGTCCTCCCGCAGAATCCGTCCGGCCACGGGCGTGAGTCTAGGCGTCCGCGCGCCGGTCCCGGGGCGCGTCGGCGCCACGCCGCAGGTCGGCGGCCCGCATGATGTCGAATGTCACTCCGGCCGCGCGTCAGGGGGGTGACGGGTGGCCGACGCCCGCGAGGCACGAGGAGGACGACGTGGAGTACATGCTCTTCATCTGCACCGACCCCGACGGCGAGGACGCCGCGCCCGGGGACCTGACGATCGAGCAGTGGGGCGCCGACGTGGACGCGCGCGGCGCGTGGAAGAACGGCGACCGGCTGCGGCCGGTCGAGGCGGCGACGACCGTGCGGCGGCGCGGCGACGAGGTCGTGCTGACGGACGGCCCGTTCGCGGAGACGCGCGAGCAGATCGCCGGCTACGACGTCATCGAGGCGCCCGACCTCGACGCGGCGGTCGCGATCGCCGCGGCGCACCCCATGGCGCGCGCCGGCCGGGTCGAGGTCCGACCCGTCTGGCCGCTGGACGCGGGCGACTGACGGCCCTGCCGCCGCGCTGCCGGGTCAGTGGCGCGGCGGGTGGACGAGCCTCGTGTGGGCGACGACCGCCGAGACGTCCGTGAGGGAGGCGACCTGGTCGACGACGACGCGCAGCCGCTGCGCGTCGTCGTCGGCCGCGCGCCAGTCGACGGCGAACGGCGGCTCGAGGGCCTCCTCGCCGCGGTCGGCCAGCACCTCGACGAGGTCCGTGAGGATCTCGCGCTGGCGCTGGTAGAGCGGCTCGAGCTCGCGCGGGGCCATGACGTACGCGACGGCCAGTCCCTTGAGGACGAGGATCTCGGCGAGCGTCTCGTGCGGGACGACGAGCTCGGCCGCGTACCGCGTGAGGGGTCCGTCACCGTAGCGCGCCCGCGTCGCCTGCTGCGCGGCCTTGGCGAACCGGCCGATGAGCTGGCTGGTGGCGTCCTTGAGCACCGCGAGCGCGCGGCGCGACCCGTCGAACCCGCGCTCCCACAGCCGCGCGGCCACGAGCCGGTCCATCGCGGCGGACAGCTCGTCGGCGGTCACCTGCGCGCCGTACCAGGTGTCCACGGCCTCGACGACGCGCGCACGCTCGTCGGGCCGGGTGAGCACGCCGAGGTCGAGGCGCCCGCCGACGACGGCGTCCTCGACGTCGTGCACGGAGTAGGAGATGTCGTCGGCGAGGTCCATGACCTGCGACTCGAGGCACTTGCGACCATCAGGTGCCTCTGCCCGCAGCCAGGTGAAGACCGGCAGGTCGTCCTCGTACACGCCGAACTTGTGCGTGGGACGTCCGCTGGCGGGGCTGATCGGTCCCTGCCCGTACCGCCACGGGTACTTCACGGAGGCGTCGAGGCTCGCGCGCGTGAGGTTCAGACCCACCGAGGTCCCGTCCGGCGCGACGACCTTCGGGTCGAGCCGCGTCAGCAGGCGCAGGGTCTGCGCGTTGCCCTCGAACCCCCCGATGCCCCGCGCGAGCTCCGCGAGCGCACGCTCGCCGTTGTGCCCGAAAGGCGGGTGCCCGAGGTCGTGCGCGAGGCACGCGGTGTCCACGACGTCGGGGTCGCAGCCCAGCGCCTTGCCGAGCTCGCGGCCCACCTGCGCGACCTCGAGGGTGTGCGTCAGGCGCGTGCGGACGAAGTCGTCCGACGACGGCCCGAGCACCTGCGTCTTGGCGCCGAGGCGGCGCAGGGCCGAGGAGTGCACGATGCGCGCCCGGTCTCGCTCGAACGGGGTGCGCTCGCGCGACTTCTCGCCCTCGGCGACCCAGCGCTCCCGGTCGGCGTCGGCGTACCCGTCGACGTCGGGCGCGATGTGGTCGAGTGCGGTCACGTGCCCAGGGTAGAGCGGGACGCGCGTGCGGTGCTCACCCCTTGACGGCGCCGGCCGTGAGCCCGCCGACGATGTACTTCTGCAGGAACAGGAAGAGCACCAGGACGGGCAGCGCCGAGATGACGGCGCCGGCGGCGAAGAGCCCCCAGTTCGCCTCGAGCAGGGCCGAGACCCAGCCGTACAGCCCGACGGCGACGGTCCAGTTGCGCTCCGACTGCAGCACGAGCCGGGCGATGATGAATTCGCCGAACGTGCTGATGAACGACAGCAGCGCGACGACGGCCAGGATCGGTGTCACGAGCCGCAGGATGATGGTCCAGTAGGTCTGGGCGTGGGTGGCGCCGTCGATCTTGGCGGCCTCGTCGAGCTCGCGCGGGACGGTGTTGAAGAACCCGTACATGAGGAACGTGTTCACGCCCAGGGCACCGCCGAGGTACACGGCGATCAACGCGAGCTTGCTGTTGAGGCCGAGCGAGGGCACGACGTTGCCCAGCGCGATCAGCAGCAGGAAGATCGCGACGAACGCGAGCATCTGCGGGAACATCTGGATGATGAGCAGCCCGGTCAGGCCCACGCGGCGCCCTGTGAACCGGAACCGCGAGAAGGCGTACGCCGCAGCCGCGCCCATGAGGACCGTCCCGACACCCGTCGCGATCGCGATCTGCAGCGAGTTGCCCAGCCACGTCCAGAACAGCGTGCCGCCGAGCGCCTCGTAGTTCGAGGTGCTGACCTCCGCGAACAGCTGGTTGGAGCCGGTGAGCGTCCCGCCCTCGGAGAGTGACGCCGAGATCACGTAGACGATCGGGAACAGCGCGTAGACGACCGCGACGACGCCCACGAGGTGGCGCCAGCCGAGCTCGGCGAACCACCGCCGCCGGGGCATGCGGTGCTCGTCGGGCCCGGGCGCGGTGCTGGACGAGGCGGTGACGTCGGTGGTGACCATGTCAGCTGATCTCCTCGAACTGCTTGGTCCGCTTGAAGGTGATCGCCGAGATCGTCGCGACGATGAGGAAGATGACGATCGACAGCGCGCTCGCCAGGCCGTAGTCCTTGGCCGCGGTGCCGTCCAGGCCGGACACGGAGTACACCATCGAGATGAGGATGTCGGTGTGCCCGAGCGGCACGGACGCGTCGGCGAACCGCGGACCGCCGCCCGTCAGCATGTAGATGAGCGTGAAGTTGTTGAAGTTGAAGGCGAACGACGAGATGAGCAGCGGCGACGTCGCGACGAGCAGCAGCGGCAGCGTCACCGAGCGCCAGGTGCGCCACGCGCTGGCACCGTCGACCTTCGCCGCCTCGAGCACGTCGCCGGGCAGGGACTGCAGCGCGCCGGTGCAGATGAGGAACATGTACGGGAAGCCCAGCCACAGGTTCACCCCGAGCACGGAGAGCTTGGCCAGCCACGGGTCCGTCAGCCAGGGCACGGCGGCACCGCCGAGCAGCACCTGGTTGATGAACCCGTACGAGCGGTTGAGCATGCCGGACCACAGCAGAGCCGCGAGGAAGCCGGGGATCGCGTACGGGAAGATCAGCAGCGTGCGGTAGATCCTGCGGCCCCGCACGCGCGGGTCGTTGAAGGTGATGGCCAGGAAGAGGCCGAGCAGGAACGTCGAGACCACGGACAGGATCGCGAACGCGAAGGTCCACACGAGGATCTTGACGAAGGGCTGGGCGTACCGCTCGTCCCCGAACGCGGTGCGGAAGTTGTCGAGGCCCACCATGACGCGCCAGCCGACGTTCAGACGCTGACCGTCGTCGGAGCGAAACGAGCCGTCGGAGGTCGCCTCGTAGACGGTGCCGGTCGCGACGTCCGTCATGGTGTCGGCCTCGGGGTCCCACTCGAGCGACGGCGTCGCGAGGAAGCCCGTGCGGGCGTCCTGCGTGCGCACCCAGCCGTCGTTCGGGTCGTCCGACACCGGCACCCGCAGGCTCGTGACCTCCGACTGCCGGCGCAGGATGTCCTGGCGGCTCAGCACGGTGGCGCCGGGGACCTCGGTGACGCGGTCGTCGTCGACGGTCGCGTCGGGCACCTCGGTCAGCGGGTCGTCCGCCGTCCCGACCATCGCCTCGCCGTCCTCGACGATCGCGAACCCGAGCGCGCCACCGCGGTCGACGACGGTCAGCGGGTACGTCGGCGAGCCCTCGACGCGGCGCTCGTTCTGCAGCAGCAGCGCCTCGACGGCCTGCTCCTTGGTGGAGTTGTGACCGTCGCCGTAGTTGGTGAACGCGACCCAGCCGGTGTAGCCCACCACGTACACCTGGTAGACGAGCAGGAAGGCCAGGCCCGGCAGGATGTACTTCAGCGGCAGCGTGCGCTTGGAGAAGTAGACCCAGTCGGCGACGACGACGAGCGCGACCATCGAGGCGAGGATGCCCA of Cellulomonas dongxiuzhuiae contains these proteins:
- a CDS encoding deoxyguanosinetriphosphate triphosphohydrolase, translated to MTALDHIAPDVDGYADADRERWVAEGEKSRERTPFERDRARIVHSSALRRLGAKTQVLGPSSDDFVRTRLTHTLEVAQVGRELGKALGCDPDVVDTACLAHDLGHPPFGHNGERALAELARGIGGFEGNAQTLRLLTRLDPKVVAPDGTSVGLNLTRASLDASVKYPWRYGQGPISPASGRPTHKFGVYEDDLPVFTWLRAEAPDGRKCLESQVMDLADDISYSVHDVEDAVVGGRLDLGVLTRPDERARVVEAVDTWYGAQVTADELSAAMDRLVAARLWERGFDGSRRALAVLKDATSQLIGRFAKAAQQATRARYGDGPLTRYAAELVVPHETLAEILVLKGLAVAYVMAPRELEPLYQRQREILTDLVEVLADRGEEALEPPFAVDWRAADDDAQRLRVVVDQVASLTDVSAVVAHTRLVHPPRH
- a CDS encoding ABC transporter permease subunit, with the protein product MPSQPTLTGDATDPAGTTGGTSGPRGLPARDRDRPARGPVRPGTLVKIALMAVVNALGVFGVLAAWREGHMGILASMVALVVVADWVYFSKRTLPLKYILPGLAFLLVYQVYVVGYTGWVAFTNYGDGHNSTKEQAVEALLLQNERRVEGSPTYPLTVVDRGGALGFAIVEDGEAMVGTADDPLTEVPDATVDDDRVTEVPGATVLSRQDILRRQSEVTSLRVPVSDDPNDGWVRTQDARTGFLATPSLEWDPEADTMTDVATGTVYEATSDGSFRSDDGQRLNVGWRVMVGLDNFRTAFGDERYAQPFVKILVWTFAFAILSVVSTFLLGLFLAITFNDPRVRGRRIYRTLLIFPYAIPGFLAALLWSGMLNRSYGFINQVLLGGAAVPWLTDPWLAKLSVLGVNLWLGFPYMFLICTGALQSLPGDVLEAAKVDGASAWRTWRSVTLPLLLVATSPLLISSFAFNFNNFTLIYMLTGGGPRFADASVPLGHTDILISMVYSVSGLDGTAAKDYGLASALSIVIFLIVATISAITFKRTKQFEEIS
- the dnaG gene encoding DNA primase; this encodes MAGRILREDVEAVRERLRIEEVVGAHVALRPAGVGSLKGLCPFHDERSPSFHVRPQVGRYHCFGCGEGGDVIAFVQKVDGLGFTDAVEYLASRAGMQLRYEEGGGPSRPGEEPGRRRRLLDAHRISEEFFREQLVSPEAAVARAFLAERGFDRSAADDFGVGFAPQGWDSLLRHLRGRGFTEAELTASGLVSQGARGIYDRFRGRLVWPIREVTGETVGFGARRLLDDDNGPKYLNTPETPLYRKSHVLYGIDLAKREISREKQVVVVEGYTDVMAMHLSGVRTAVATCGTAFGPEHARIVRRLVGDSGGAGGVQLAGGSSVGGAIVFTFDGDAAGQKAALRAFGEDQAFNAQTFVAVEPSGMDPCELRQERGPDAVRALVASRQPLFEFVIRSTLAAHDLTTAEGRVGALRATAPVVAGIRDSALRPEYERLLAGWLGMDDVGGVRRTVADAARRGSRPTSRPGDRDGARRPAPADDATTPAPMPRMSAPDRRDPVAQVERTALEVVLQHPTLVPPEFDALAPDACTAPAYRAVHEAVRAAGGLTTAGELVAQGGESAWVGAVIEAAAEPVQALLTELAVAPLPEDRPDALPAYVRGVVMRLVDVGLTRRVADVRGRLQRLGADADPVEQRSLLGELLELEAQRRTLRPA
- a CDS encoding sugar ABC transporter permease encodes the protein MVTTDVTASSSTAPGPDEHRMPRRRWFAELGWRHLVGVVAVVYALFPIVYVISASLSEGGTLTGSNQLFAEVSTSNYEALGGTLFWTWLGNSLQIAIATGVGTVLMGAAAAYAFSRFRFTGRRVGLTGLLIIQMFPQMLAFVAIFLLLIALGNVVPSLGLNSKLALIAVYLGGALGVNTFLMYGFFNTVPRELDEAAKIDGATHAQTYWTIILRLVTPILAVVALLSFISTFGEFIIARLVLQSERNWTVAVGLYGWVSALLEANWGLFAAGAVISALPVLVLFLFLQKYIVGGLTAGAVKG
- a CDS encoding YciI family protein — protein: MLFICTDPDGEDAAPGDLTIEQWGADVDARGAWKNGDRLRPVEAATTVRRRGDEVVLTDGPFAETREQIAGYDVIEAPDLDAAVAIAAAHPMARAGRVEVRPVWPLDAGD